The stretch of DNA TCCGTCCGCTATGGCAGCGAAATGCACGACGAACTAGAGTATGGGGAAGCGGCGAGGCAGCTCGGGCTTTGCCTCTTCCATGCTCTCGCTTGTGTCGGTCGCATCGATAATGGGCGCCTTTAACCCTAATCCCTCCTACCATGCAAGACACCGAAATTGACGTTTCGCCCCTTCTAGCCTCCCCCGGCTTCGCCCCTTGGCATTGCTCCAACTCCTGCGCCAGCCTCGGCCAGAACGCTGGCGCGCTCACTTGGCAAGCCTCGCAGCGCCACGCCTTGGCGCTTGTCCTTACCGAAGGGCAGAAGGAGGCCTTCCGGGGCTTCGTCCGATCCTCCGGAGGGTGGAGCGACGAGGAAACCGCAGCGTTCTCTGATGCCGACTTAACCGCCCTTTGCGTTCAATGGATTGCCGGAGACATTCGCGAGGGCTTTGGTGACGATTTGCCCGACGATCCCAGCGAGTGGGATTGGGTCGAGTATCTGCATATGGCCGATAACGGGTCCGTCGCCTCCACTCTTTACCTGAGCGACGGGAAACTTTTCTGGAGCTGCGCACGATGAAAACCGGAAAATGTGACCTGCGAAAACGGGAGAAATATCTAGCCGGGTATGTCATAGAAGGCACGCTATGCGGAGGGCCAGAGCTATTCCACGGGAGGGACTTCTGCGCAGCGTGGCCTAGCCGCCCAGGGTACCACCCCACCGTTTACAAAACGGAGGAGGAGGCTGAAAAGGTCCGAAGCACGCTTTCTGCGGTGGGAGTAACCCGCGTTCGTCCCTACGTTTACGAAACGGCAAACCCCGAGAACGCCAAAGGACTGCCCCTATTCGCCAAGTAAGATTCCCACCTTTTCCCTTCCCCTCGTCGGCCAACCGGCGGGAGCGAAGGGAACGGGAGGCAATCCCGCCTCGCTTAACAGCCTATTCCCTACCATGAAAACGACCGCCCTCCCCCCTTCAGTGCTTACCAAGAGCCAGACTAGGAACTTCGGCCCCGTTCCGTGCCCCTCATGGGGCGAAGGTTACACCATCACCGCGGCCGTTCGTTACGACGACCGCTGTGGAAATGGTCACAACACCTTCGGAATCACCGCGTCGATTCGTGGCCCGGGGGACCCCGACGCCGCGGGCGGGTGCCTGCACAACGAGATTGCAGGGGCTTTCCCCTCCCTCGCCCCGCTCGTCAAGTGGCATGGGGTTTCGTCGGATGGCCCGCTACACTATCTGGACAACGCCATTTTTCTGGCCGGCGAACGGGATTGCCACGGCCTCTTAAAGGGCGAGTTCCGCCAACACCTTTCCCGGGGCAAGTTGCAGGCGGGTGGAATCGAGGGGGTCCCGCTGTGGGAACTGGTTCACCCCGAGGGCATGAAGACAGAGATTTACGCCCACGAGAAACCCGCTCCGGTAACGCTTGAGTGGCAACCCTACGGCCGGACCGGAGAGGGCAAGGCCCGCGAGTTGGCATCCGCTCGCGTTTGCGCCTGCTGGCCCGAGGCGACCGACGAAGAACTCATGCAGGAGACCGAGGCCCTTAAAGCCGCGTTGCTGGCCCGCCTGCCCGCCTTGCTTGTCGAGTTCAAGGCTGCTGTCGAGTCCCTCGGGTTCACCTACTAACCCCCGATACCATGAACGCCTTCAACGTCTATCTTGGCGGTCGTCTAATCGACACTGTCTTCTATTCCAAATCGTACCGCATGACCTGCGACGAAGTGAGGCAATCCCTCATCGGCCACGATGGTTATGGCTATCGAATCACCGTCACCAAGAAACGCGCATGAAACACCTCCCCAACCTCGCAACCTTCTTAGTCGCCTGCCTCATCTGGAGCGTCGTTATCTATCTGGCCGTCAAGGCCGTTTAATACCATGCGTAAACCAACCCTCGCCGAGCTGTGCTCGGGCCTCCTCGCCACTACCCTGTGGCTCGCCGTGATCCTCCTCGCCGTCGAGGCACTTTGAACACAACCTTAACACCTCATCCCATGACACCGAAACTCGTTCGCACCACGAAACCCGCTTTGACTGGCCAACACCCCGACCTCCGGGGCGACTGCTCCGACCTCCGGGGCGACTGCTCCCGCCTCCGGGGCGACTGCTCCCGCCTCTCGGGCAACTGCTCCGGCCTCTGGGGCGACTGCTCCGACCTCTCGGGCAGCTGCTCCGACCTCCGGGGCGACTGCTCCGGCCTCTCGGGCAGCTGCTCCGACCTCCGGGGCGACTGCTCCCGCCTCTCGGGCGACTGTTCCGACCTCTGGGGCGACTGCTCCCGCCTCCGGGGCAACTGCTCCGGCCTCTCGGGCGACTGCTCCGGCCTCTCGGGCGACTGCTCCGACCTCCGGGGCAACTGCTCCGGCCTCTCGGGCAGCTGCTCCGACCTCCGGGGCGACTGCTCCGACCTCTGGGGCGACTGCTCCCGCCTCCGGGGCGACTGCTCCCGCCTCCGGGGCAACTGCTCCGGCCTCTCGGGCGACTGCTCCGGCCTCTCGGGCGACCTCGACGCTTGCGGCATCACTGTGGAAGACCGTGCCAGGGGCGTGGGTATAGCGTCTCTCATCGCCCCTTAATACCAGATACCATGCACCATATAACCACCAAAGCCCTCGACCGGCTCCTCGACGACCTCGCCGAAGAGCGCGTCCGCCAGCGTATCGAACTGGCCAACGAGACCGAACTCGGCCCCCAGCAGATCATCCTCTCCAGCCTCGCCGCCCGCAAGCAGGAGGTGTCCCGTGAGTGATCTCGCTATCACCGCTATACCCGCTACCATCGCCCGTCTCGGTCGCCCCCGCCTCAAAGAGGTGGGCGGCACCTCTGCTCTCCTCGCCCTCCTCGAAGAACACAGCATCCCCACACTCATGGAAGAGGGGCGGGTAGCCACGGCATCGGACCTCGCGGCCGCCTGCGTTGTCATACGACACCTAGTTGCCCTTTGGCGGAGGCAAGAGGCCGAAAAGCATGACCTCGCGAGGGAGTCCCGTCTGCTGCGGCAGGACCTCGACACGCTCTCTCGGGACGGCCGGTATCGGTAAACCAAATGCCTCAAATGACAAACGCACTCGGAACCCCCATCGCCCCCCGCGTCGGCTTCGCCCGCAGCAAGACGCGCCGGCCCGCCATCGGCCTGCACCTGCCCTCCGCCCGGGAGATCAAGCAAGCCGCCGACTCGTGGCAGCGCCGCCAGCCTATCGGGGCCAGCTCCGGCTACTTCAGCACCCCACCGCTCACCTCCAGGAACCTTAATAGGAAATTTGCATGACCTCCGACGACCTGCACTCGATCCGCTACTTCTGGGAGGAGAAGGGCGACCCTACCTGCTGGGTGGGTTGGGAAGCCGCGAAGCCCGACCTTCGCAAATGCTACCCGCAGATTCTTTGGGCGTGGGAGAACTACCTTGAAACTCGCCAGTGCCTCACGGAAAAAATACGGAACGCTATTACCGACCTCGGAGAGGATTAACACCATGATCGACCCAACCCGCCTTAAGGCCAATGTCCTGCGCCGCATCGCCGCCGATGCCTCGTGGGATGCCGGCCGCGCCAATCAGTTCGCCGTCGAGTGCCGTCGCGCCTCCGACATGGAAGCCGCGCGACTCCATGAGCACGACGCCGAGGGCCTCCGCCTTGTGGCCCGCGTCGCCAACGAGGAACTTCGCCGCAGAGGGGGGGCCCTGACATGAAATCCGACTTCCACCCCCACACCGAGAGGCTGCTTCGCGAGATCGTGGAGACCCTCCAGGCCGAGATTAGCTCCCTCGCTCGGCAAGCCAACGAGGAGACGTGCCCCGGCTCCCGCCAAGGCATCCTGGACGAGATCCAGGCCCTAAGGGAGGACAAGAAGGAGATAGTCGAGCTGCTGACTTGACATCCCCTAAACAATAAACATCTAAGAGGGCCATGCCGCCGTCCACCTCCAACCACCGTAAGCAGGTCGCCATCTCCGCGCTCCGCTGCGTCAACCCGACGGCCTTCCGTCGTGAGTTCCACACCGCTTACGGGGTCATCTGCCCCGACGGCAAGGTGTTCTCGACCCTCCGCGACGCCAGCATTGCCCTCGGCTATCGCCCCGGCACTCTCCGGACCCTCCGCTCGCAAGCCGGGGGCAAGGGGCAGATGCTCCTGCGCGGGCTCACTGTAACCTTCTTGGACTGATACCACCATGACCAAATACGACCTCGCGCTCCCATCAGGGATGATCATCGACGCATTCGAACTCAGTATCGGTCCAGACCTTTCTCCATGCTATGGGTCGGACGGTACCCTCTCGGCGGGTTACGACGAGGCAACCGGCGATCCCATCCCTTTCTCCAAGGAGGACCGCAAGTTCATCGCCGCCTTAGCTATTTCATATTGGACAAAGTTCGCTGAGCAGCCCTAGCCCCCATGCCCCTCTACTTCGGAGCCGATGGCTCCAACATGGGCAGCGTCGTCGCGCTGCCCGTCACCTCCTTCGCTCAATTCGTCAAAGAGCAACTCGGCCACCCGGCCATGCTCAATGTCACCCGTGAGGAGTTTCATGCGATGCCCAAGGACAGACGCAACGCCACCAAGCGCGTGCCGTTCTTCGTCCCCGCGACGTTCACCTCCTCGCCGTCACGCCGTGCCCACGAGTTAGCCGGCCCGTGCAACTTGATCGCCCTCGACATCGACGACGAGAACGTCGCGATGGCCAAGGTCTACGCCCGCACGCCGCAGGCTCTCCACGAAGCCCTCGACCCCTTCGCCTTCGCGGCCTACCTGACAGCCTCTTCCACCTTGGAAGCCCCCCGGATGCGCATTGTGGTGCGTGCCGAGGGCATCGCCCCTGCTTCCTATCCCGAGGCCGTCCGCTCGGTGGCGAAGATCCTGGGCCTGCCCAAGATCACGCAGGAGAGCCTTGTCGCCGTCCAGCCGATGTACCTGCCGACGCTGTTCGCCGGGGAGGATCTCCTCGGGGTGCATCCCCTGCTCACCGCCCGACCGGAGGGCGAGGCGTTCGAGGTCAAGCATATCAAGGACGCCGACGTGGCCCTTGCCTCCCGCACCCCGCTCAACCCCGAGGAGGCCACGGCGGACGATCTGGAGTTTCTCGCCGCGCCGGTTGACGAGGTGACCCTCGCGGATATGGAGAGCGCCGTCGCCTCCCTCGATCCCGACATGCCCTACATGGAGTGGCTGGAGGTCGCGGCCTCGCTGCGCCACCAGTTCCCCAAAGACCCCGAGGCCGCCTACGCGGTCTTCGATTCCTGGAGCGCCAAAGGCAGCAAGTACGCCGGAGCAGAGGACACCAAGGCCAAGTGGTCCTCGCTGCGACAGACGCCCCGAGGCCGCAAGCCGGTCACCGCCCGCACTCTCCTCTTCCGTGCCGCCGCTGCTGGCTGGGTCGGAGCGGGGAAGATCTCGGTCAAGATGCACAAGGCCCTCACGGCATGGTTGGACACGCCGGGACTCACGCCTCAGCAGCTCATGGTCGAGGCCCCCCGCCGCATCGCCGCCGCGCCGATGCTCTCTCAGCTCGAACGCGCTGATCTGCTCTCCATCCTACACCAGAAGCTCAAGGAGGCGGGGCTCAAGATCTCCTCCAACGACCTGCGCAAGGAGATGCACCGCATCGCCAAGCTGGCCTTCGCGCCGGCCGAGACGGTCAAGTCCGCCCCCGAGAGCCAACTGCCCGGCTGGGCGAAAGGATGCTGCTACGTCGCCGGGCAGGACGTGTTCTTTTTCCGCCAAGGGGATCGCCGCTACGCCCCCGACGTGCTGAACAACATGTACAACGTCTACCTCATGCCCCAAGGCGGCAACGACTCCGGCAAGCCCTCGATCTACGCCAAGGACTACCTCTTGAACGTTGTGCGCATCCCCAGGGTTGACCAGTTCTCCTACGACCCGGCGAACGCGGGCCTCACCTTCATCACCGACCCGGTGACGAACACCCGGTTCGTGAACACCTATCGCCCCACCTACCCCGAGCCCGATGAAAAGGGTGCGGCGGAGCTGGGCGCACTGGTGGAGGCCCACGTCCGCAATCTCTTCGACCAGTACGCCGAGATGCTTCTGAGCTACCTCTGCTTCATCGTGCAGAATCCGGGGCGCAAGATCCGCTGGTCCCCGCTGCTCCAAGGCGCCCCGGGCTGCGGCAAGACTCTCATCGCCATGCTGCTCAAGGCCGTGCTCGGGCCGACCAACGTGAGACTGACCGACGCCGACCAACTCTTCCGCAACTACAACGGCTGGGCCGAGGGTGCGCAGGTCGTGGCTTTCGAGGAGGTGCGCGTGGTCGGGCACAACCGCCATCAGGTCATGAACAGGTTGAAGCCGGTCATCACCAACGACGAGGTGACAATCGAGGAGAAGTACATCAAAGCGTCGCAGGCCCCCAACATCACCAACTACATCCTCCTCACCAACTACCAGGACGCCCTCGCCCTCACCCCCGACGACAGGCGCTACTTCGTCCTCTTCGCCCGCTACCAGACCGAGGAGCAGGTTGCCGAGATGGGGAAGGGCTACTTCAGGAAGCTCTTCGGGGCCATCGACCACAGCGCCCCGCAACTGCGTCACTGGATGCTCTCCCGGCCCATCTGCGACGAGTTCGATCCTGACGCCCACGCTCCCCGCACGATCCACCGCAACGAGATGGTCGGAGCCGCCTCCAGCCCCATTGCTGTCGCGATCCGCGAAGCCCTCGACGACTCGACCAACCCGCTCATCACCGACGAGGCCGTCAGCCTGAAAGCACTGACAGACTGGCTCTCGGCCAAGGGCGTCCGCGAGGGTAGTGGCCAGTCCATCACAAGCGTCCTGCGCGAGTTCGGCTTCCGCTCCGCCATGCGCTCCCGGCTCCCCGACGGCCGGCACAGCTTCTGGGTCAAGCGTGGGTCCGAGGCGGATACGAACGTGTCTGCTGCGGTGTCACGCATGGTCGCCAACGAAGTCGGAGATGAAGGGGGGATTTTGTGAAGCCCCTGCGAATCTTAGTTGCTTGCGAGTGCTCCGGTGCCGTGCGCCGGGCCTTCCGGGCACTGGGCCACCGCGCATGGAGCTGTGATCTGCTCCCGTCGGAAGACGACTCGACGTACCACTTCTGCGGAGACGTTCGCAATTGGATTACCCCGACTTGGCTCGAAGAGTGGGACGCGGTGATCGCCTTCCCGCCCTGTACCGACTTGTGTGTGTCCGGGGCTCGCCACTTCGCTGCGAAGCGGGCCGACGGTCGGCAGCAAGCCGCCATCAACTTCTTCACGATGTTCACCCGGCTCTCTTGCCCGTGGGCCATCGAGAACCCTGTGGGCATCATGTCCACCCACTACCGCAAACCCGACCAGATCATCCAGCCGTGGCAGTTCGGCCACGGGGAGACGAAGGCGACCTGCCTCTGGCTCAACGGTCTGCCCAAGCTGGTTCCGACCAACGTGGTCGGGGGTCGCGAGGCGCGTATCCACAGAATGGCCCCGAGCCCAACCCGTGCGGCGGATCGCTCCCGCACCTATCCCGGCATCGCTGCTGCAATGGCCGATCAGTGGTCCCGTGCGCTCTCGGAGAGCATCCTCTAGTATCCTGAAAATAGTACACGCAAACTGCTTGCAATAGTCGAAACACCCGCCATAGTCCACGCCATGACACCGACAGACGATACCGAAAGCCGCGCCCGCGCCGCCCAATGGGAGACTCAGAGGGCCTACCATTTGATGAGCCGCGCCCCCAATTTTGACCGGGCGGAGAGGATCGCCGCCCACTATCTCCGCAGCGCGGCCAGTGCCCAGTACCTGCTCAAGATCGTCGAGATGGTGCGCAACGGCGCGGAATGGACCCCTGAAGTCGAGGAGATGGTCAAGTACCTTTCCGACAACCTCCGAGCCCACCACGCCGCCGACCTCGGGATCGAACTGATTTGGTCTGACCACCTTCAAGAATCCTAATCCGATGACACCGACAGACGATGACCTGACCCGCCGACGCCGCTGCGGCCAACACTGCTCTCCCGTCCAGGAGCGGGAGATCGCGCACTACCTCCGTCAGGGCGCGACCAACTCCGAGGCCGCTGAATACTTCCAGCGCTGCCGTCGCACCATCGCCCGCATCCGGGCACGTTACCTCTCCACCCCCATCACCACCAACCAAGACAACGACATCCTATGAGCATCGAAACCGAAATCGCCAGTCTCACGACTGCCATCCGCAACCTGACCGACGTGCTCCTCGCCTCTGCGGCGAAGGCGCTCCCCGCCCTGACCCCGACCGTGACGGTCGCCGCCGTCTCCACCACCGTCAGCGAGCCCGTCACCACGGAGGTGCCGGCCCCCGAGCCGAAGAAGGCCGTGAAGAAGGAAGCCGCTCCGGTCCCTGCCCCCGCTGCTCCCGTTGCTCCCGTTGCAGCCCCCGCTCCGGCCCCGGTGCCCACCGTCTCCGAAGATGATTTGCGGGTGCAAATCGTCGAACTCGCCCGGCCGAACATGGCTGACGCGGCGTTCAAGGCGTTCCTCGGCGGCAAGCTGTCCGAACTCCAAGGTGCTCCGTGCTCCATCTCCGGCACCGGCAAGTTGCCCAAGATCGACGCGGCCCACCTGCCGACCCTCCTCGCCGCCATCAACAAGCAACTCGGGAAGTAATGAAAATCTCCCTCCAACCGTCAGCGGCGCACCGCTGGCTCAACTGCACCGCCTCGCCACGTTTCCTCGCGGAGCACGAGGCGGAGTTGCCCAAGCGTGATACCGAGTACTCTACCGAGGGCACCCTCGCTCACGATGTCGCGGAGAAGATGCTGCTCGGTCAGCCGTGGTCCTGCGACCCGGTCATGGTCGAGCACGTCACCGGATACGTCGAGCGGGTGAAGGCGAACCTCGCCACCGCCCGTGAGGGTGCCACGCTGCACGTCGAGACCAAGGTGCCGCTGTTCTACATGGCCGACCGCAATGGGCGTATCGACACCACGGTCATGGACAAGGTGGACATCTGCCTCATCGTCCGCGACCTCAAATATGGCGAGGGCGTCATGGTCGAGGCTGAGAACAACGAGCAGCAGGCCATCTACGCGGAGTCCTTCATCCGTGACCAGTGGCCCGACATGCCGGCCGACGGGCTCGTCCGCATCGTCATCGACCAGCCCCGTGCTCGTGACGGAGTCACGATCAAGGACTGGGTGCTGACCCGGTCGGAGCTGGGTCTCTTCTGCTCCCGCATCGGCGCTGTGGCCCGCAAGATCATCGCCGACGAGGACACGCAGTTCGCCCCCGGCTCAGCGTGCCGCTTCTGCGAGGCCAAGGGCATCTGCCCCGCCCGTGGCAACCAAGCCCTCGCCGTGCTCCCCGAGGAGACGACGATGCAGCTCGGCGGCCTCCCGCCCCCCGAGGGGCTCACGGAGGATCAGATGCGCCGCATCGTCGAAGCCAAGGGCCAGTTGGTTGACTGGCTCGACTCCGTCGAGGCCCACGTCTTCGCCCGCCTGACCGAGGGCAAGGAGTTCCCCGGCTTCAAGCTGGTGGAAGGTCGCTCCAACCGCCAGTGGGCTGACGAAGCCGAGGCGGCGAAGAAGCTGCGCCGCTTCATCGCCAAAGAGGCGCTCTGGTCCGCACCGAAGTTCCTCACCCCCGCCCAAGCAGAGAAGGCCCTCAAGAAGCCGCTCAGGCCCGTCACTCCCCGACTGGAGAAGGCCCTTGTCCGTCTCATCGTCAAACCTGAGGGCAAGCCCGTGCTGGCCCCCGAGTCC from Armatimonadia bacterium encodes:
- a CDS encoding DUF5906 domain-containing protein; translation: MPLYFGADGSNMGSVVALPVTSFAQFVKEQLGHPAMLNVTREEFHAMPKDRRNATKRVPFFVPATFTSSPSRRAHELAGPCNLIALDIDDENVAMAKVYARTPQALHEALDPFAFAAYLTASSTLEAPRMRIVVRAEGIAPASYPEAVRSVAKILGLPKITQESLVAVQPMYLPTLFAGEDLLGVHPLLTARPEGEAFEVKHIKDADVALASRTPLNPEEATADDLEFLAAPVDEVTLADMESAVASLDPDMPYMEWLEVAASLRHQFPKDPEAAYAVFDSWSAKGSKYAGAEDTKAKWSSLRQTPRGRKPVTARTLLFRAAAAGWVGAGKISVKMHKALTAWLDTPGLTPQQLMVEAPRRIAAAPMLSQLERADLLSILHQKLKEAGLKISSNDLRKEMHRIAKLAFAPAETVKSAPESQLPGWAKGCCYVAGQDVFFFRQGDRRYAPDVLNNMYNVYLMPQGGNDSGKPSIYAKDYLLNVVRIPRVDQFSYDPANAGLTFITDPVTNTRFVNTYRPTYPEPDEKGAAELGALVEAHVRNLFDQYAEMLLSYLCFIVQNPGRKIRWSPLLQGAPGCGKTLIAMLLKAVLGPTNVRLTDADQLFRNYNGWAEGAQVVAFEEVRVVGHNRHQVMNRLKPVITNDEVTIEEKYIKASQAPNITNYILLTNYQDALALTPDDRRYFVLFARYQTEEQVAEMGKGYFRKLFGAIDHSAPQLRHWMLSRPICDEFDPDAHAPRTIHRNEMVGAASSPIAVAIREALDDSTNPLITDEAVSLKALTDWLSAKGVREGSGQSITSVLREFGFRSAMRSRLPDGRHSFWVKRGSEADTNVSAAVSRMVANEVGDEGGIL
- a CDS encoding DNA cytosine methyltransferase — encoded protein: MKPLRILVACECSGAVRRAFRALGHRAWSCDLLPSEDDSTYHFCGDVRNWITPTWLEEWDAVIAFPPCTDLCVSGARHFAAKRADGRQQAAINFFTMFTRLSCPWAIENPVGIMSTHYRKPDQIIQPWQFGHGETKATCLWLNGLPKLVPTNVVGGREARIHRMAPSPTRAADRSRTYPGIAAAMADQWSRALSESIL
- a CDS encoding helix-turn-helix domain-containing protein, yielding MTPTDDDLTRRRRCGQHCSPVQEREIAHYLRQGATNSEAAEYFQRCRRTIARIRARYLSTPITTNQDNDIL
- a CDS encoding DUF2800 domain-containing protein, which codes for MKISLQPSAAHRWLNCTASPRFLAEHEAELPKRDTEYSTEGTLAHDVAEKMLLGQPWSCDPVMVEHVTGYVERVKANLATAREGATLHVETKVPLFYMADRNGRIDTTVMDKVDICLIVRDLKYGEGVMVEAENNEQQAIYAESFIRDQWPDMPADGLVRIVIDQPRARDGVTIKDWVLTRSELGLFCSRIGAVARKIIADEDTQFAPGSACRFCEAKGICPARGNQALAVLPEETTMQLGGLPPPEGLTEDQMRRIVEAKGQLVDWLDSVEAHVFARLTEGKEFPGFKLVEGRSNRQWADEAEAAKKLRRFIAKEALWSAPKFLTPAQAEKALKKPLRPVTPRLEKALVRLIVKPEGKPVLAPESDPRPAICQNPLEGLVDESLL